The genomic stretch GCCCCCGCCACTGGGCGAATGCCTGCCGCTCTGGGCCCGCCGCTATGGCGACCATACGGCGTTGGTCGACGGTGAGCAGCGCCTGTCCTTCGCCGGGCTCGACCACCGGGTTGAACGACTGGCGGCCGGCCTGCACCGGCTCGGCCTGCGCCGTGGCGACCGCGCAATGCTGCAACTGCCGAACGGCATCGGCTTCGTGTCGGTCTGCCTGGCCCTGTTCCGCCTTGGCGTCATCCCGGTACTGGCAATGCCGACCCAGCGCTCGCGCGAGATCGAGGCACTGTGCCGCCTCGCCGAGCCGACGGCCTATTTCATTCCCGCAACGGCACACGGCTTCGACTATCGTCCGCTGGCAGCCAGCATCGCGGCCACCCGCCCGGCGCTGCAGGTGATTGTCGATGGCGATCCCGGCCAGGGCCCGTCATCCTTCCGGGCGCTCGACGACGTCGATGGCGAACCGGCGCGCTGGCCGGCCCCGGCGCCCGGCGAGGTGGCCGTGCTGCTGCTGTCCGGCGGCACGACCGGTACGCCGAAACTGATTCCGCGCACCCACGCCGACTATTTCTACAATTTCACCGCCTCGGCAGCGCTGTGCGCGCTGGGCAGCGACAGCGTGTACCTGGCCGTGCTGCCGGCCGCCCACAATTTCACCCTGGCGTGCCCGGGCGTGTTCGGAACGCTGGCCTGCGGCGGCACGGTCGTGCTTTCGGCCACCGCCAGTTGCGATGTGGCCATGCCGCTGATCGCACGCGAGCGGGTCACCCATCTGGCCCTGGTGCCGCCGCTGGCACAGTTGTGGGCACAGGCACGGGAATGGGAAACCAGCGACCTGTCCAGTCTGCGCGTCCTGCAGGTTGGCGGCTCGCGGCTGGCGCCGGCGCTGGCGCGGCAGCTGTCCGGCCTGTCCGGCGCGTGCCTGCAGCAGGTGTTCGGCATGGCGGAAGGCCTGCTGTGCTTCACCCGGCTGGATGATCCGCTGAATACCATTCTCCATACCCAGGGGCGCCCGCTGTCATCCCGGGACAGGCTGCGCATCGTCGACGAGCAGGGCCGCGAGGTCAACGAGGGCATGGCCGGCGAGCTGCAGACGCGGGGGCCGTATACCATCCGGCACTACTACCGCGCGCCGGAGCAGGATGCACTCAGTTTTACCGCCGATGGCTTCTACCGCACCGGCGATCTGGTGCGCCGGGATGGCGATGGCAACCTGATCGTCGAAGGCCGGCTGAAGGAACAGATCCAGCGCAGCGGCGAAAAAATCGCCATCGCCGACATCGAGTCCCAGTTGTGCGCACTGCCCGGCGTGCAGGCGGCGATCGTGGTCGCGGTTCCCGACCCGCTGCTTGGCGAGCGGATCTGCGCCTTCGTGCAGCCTGCGGGGGAACGGATACCCGACGGTCTGGCGCTGAATCAGGCGCTGAGTGCGCGCGGGCTGGGCCGCCTCATGCTGCCGGACCAGATCGAAACCCTCCACGCCTGGCCGCTGACACCGGTCGGCAAGATCGACCGGCGGCGCCTGGTCGCGCTGGCCATGGCCGCAGACCGCGCGCCCCCTCTCCGCCGCTACGCCGAGCAGCAGATCAGGGTGAACAGCGCGCCGCTGGAGCTGGCTGCCCGGCTGGCCGGCAAGCTGCCGACCCGGCACTACACGCTGTACGAGTGTCGCGGCGAGTGGAGTATCGGCATGGATGCGGCACTGAGCCTGGTCGTCGACGCCCGGGGAACGGTGCATCACAGCAACGGCACCTCGCGTGAAGGCAGTCGCCCGTGCGCCGGCATCGCCGAGGCGCTTGCCGACATTCCGTTCACTGACTGGCGGGCCTATGGCCGTGCCACGTTCGAGTTTGCACACCTGGCCTATGGCATTCATGCCACCAGCGACGGCGAGCCGCTGCTGCGCCTGTCCATCCCGCAGAGCGAGATCCGCCTGCGCGACGGGCTGGCCCTGATCCGCAGCCTCGACCCCGCGGCCCTGCCCGGGCTGGCTGCCCTGGTCATGGCCGGGGACATCCCGACCCGGTCCCCCCTGGGCAAGGCGATCGGCGTACTGGAAAACCGCGAGGCCGAAGCCCGCTTCAAACAGCAGGTATCCGCCGCCGTCGGTGAAATGCAGGCCGGTGACTACCAGAAGGTGATCCTGTCGCGCGCAGTCGAAGTGCCGTCATCACTGGATATGGTGTCCAGCTACCTGGCAGGACGCCGCGCCAACACGCCGGCACGCTCGTTCCTGCTGCGCGACGGCGATTTCCAGGCCTATGGTTTCAGCCCGGAAACGGTGGTGGAGGTCGATGCCCGCGGCCAGGTCAGCACCCAGCCGCTGGCCGGCACGCGCGCCCTGGCCGGCGAGACCGGCGAGGACGCACGGCTGCAGGGCGAACTGCTCGGTGATGCCAAGGAGATTGCCGAGCATGCGGTGTCGGTCAAGCTGGCAATGAGCGAGATGTCGGCCTTCTGCGATACCGACTCGCTCGGTGTCAGCGAATTCATGGACGTCTGCCGGCGCGGCAGCGTGCAGCATCTGGCATCGCGGGTGCGTGGCCAGCTTGCCACCGGTTGCCATGCCTGGGATGCGTTCGAGAAACTGTTCCCGGCCGTGACCGCCTCGGGCATTCCCAAGCGCGAGGCACTGGACAGCATTCGCCGCCACGAAGCACAGCCGCGCGGGCTGTACAGCGGCTGCGTGATGATCGTCGACAGCGATGGCGCGCCCGATGCCGCCCTGGTGCTGCGTTCGGTGTACCGCGACGGCAATCGTTGCTGGCTGCAGGCGGGCGCCGGACTGGTGCCGCTGTCCACGCCCGAACGGGAATGGACCGAAACCTGCGAGAAACTGGCCTGCGTGGCGCAGCACCTGCATACGGCCGCCGTCTAGGCAGCACCGCGCGCCCGGCCGGGCGCGCGGAACGCAGCCGTTCGCCGTGGCCAGCGGGCAAACTGGTACAGTGGGCGTTTATCCAGGATCTGAACCATGCCGGACACCTTGCGCATCGGCCTTGCCGAATCTTCCCGGGTCGACAGCATCAGCGCGCTGATCCGGTCACTGGCCAGCCATTTTGTCGCCACACCGGATGACGAGCAGGTCGGTCCGTTCCTGTATTCACTGCATCCGTCCTCGATTGCCGCCCTGATTGCAGACCCGGCTTTCCGCTACTACACCGCCACCCGCGGCGACACCCTGCGCGGCGTGATCGCGCTGCGCGACCGCACTCACGTTCACCACCTGTTCGTGTCCCCCGACGAGCACCGGCGCGGCATCGCCCGTGCCCTGTGGGAGCATGCGCTCGCGGAGGCACGCCGCCCGGGCGAGTACGGCGCCTTCACCGTCAACTCGTCGCTGCATGCGGTGCCGGTCTACGAGCGCTTCGGCTTCTGTGTCAGCGGCCCGGAGACCGAACGCAACGGCGTCCGCTTCGTGCCGATGCGGCGCGACTGAGCCAGGTATTCCGCCTCACCCCGCCTGCAGGGTGTATTGGTTCAGGGTAGCGATCTGGCGGCGCGCCAGTTCGTCCAGCCGTTCCGCACTCCGGGCGGTCTGTTGCGCAGACGAGCTGGACTCTTCCGAGCTGTGTGCGGTGTGCTCGACCTGAACGGCAATATTGTTGCTGGCCATCCCCTGCTCGCGAATCGCGGTGGCAATCTCGCCAACCATGCTGGCTGTGCCCTGTGCGGTGTTGCCGATACGCTGAATGGCGAGATCGGCAGCATCGGCATGCTCGACGCCGGCAGTTGCCAGTTGCATGACCGACTGCATCTGCCCGGTCACCAGCGCGGAATGGCTGCGCATCTTGCCGATGGTACCGGCGATTTCATGGGTCGATTTCGATGTGCGCTCGGCCAGCTTGCGCACCTCGTCGGCCACTACGGCAAAACCGCGCCCCTGCTCGCCGGCCCGGGCCGCCTCGATGGCCGCGTTCAGCGCCAGCAGATTGGTCTGGTCCGCAATATCCTGAATCACCTGCACCACGCTGCCGACCTCGGCGCCATACTCGCCCAGTTCGCGGATGCTGGTACCGGCCACCTCGACCACGCGCGAGATCTCATGGATGTCCCGGATGGTTTGCGAGATCACGGCCGAACCCTGCTCCGCCATGCGCCCGCCCTCGTCGGCCAGCGCCAGCGTTTCCTGCGCCCTCTCGGCAACGTGGTTGACGCTGACGGTCATCTGCTCGACGGTGGCGGCCATATGCGCGGACGCTTCACTTTGCGCTGCCGCCGCCACCGACACCTGTTCGGCGGTCTGCGCCAGCTCATGCGAGGCCACGGCCACATCGGTTGCTTCCGTCAGCATGCTGCCGAGATTGGCCTGCACCCGGGATAGCAGACGATTGAACGCCTGGGCAGTACGACCGATTTCATCCTGACGCAGCACCGCCGCACGACGGGTGAAGTCCAGCGACTGATCGATCTCTTCCATCGCACTTTGCATGCCGTTCAGTCCTTCGCGGATGACATGCACCAGCCGGCTGAACAGCAGCCCCGACAGCACAAAGGCAATGACGATGGTCAGCACTGACCAGCCGACCGCAGCCGCATAGGCAGCATCGTTGCGGCTGGTCACGTTCTCCACCAGTTGCCGGGTATAGGCACTGTGATCGTCCAGCGCCTGATTCAGTTGCCTGGCGGCATTGAAAAACGAACCACTCAGCAGCAGGGCACGGGCGGCGGCGTATTGCCCCGCACGCGACAAGGCCAGGAATTTTTCGCGCTCGTTACGGTAGGTGGTGAAGCTGTCCTGTTCGTGGTCCAGCAGCAGCTGGTCACGCGCATCGACGGCATTACCGTCCCGGTATTTTCCCAGCACCTGCTCGAAATGCCGGTCCGCCTGTTTCAGCCTGACTTCGTAGCCGGCCTTTTCGGCGGGCGCGGCCACCATCAGGTGGCCGTAGGTGGCGAGACGCATGTCGGTCAGCGCGTGCCGGGCTTCGCTCATTGCCGACAGGCTGGGCAGCATCCTGGTATGCACATAATCGAACCGGCCCTGTGCCTGATTCAGCTGCACCAGCCCATATGCGCCAAGCAACAGCATGGCGGTCAGTGCCACGAATACATTCAGCAGCAATCGTTTATTGATTGTCATTACAGTGTCCTGATTGACCGGGCCATGCGGCGGCGAGAGGCACCTGACGGTTTCCCCTGTATTGATCGCAACGCGCGAGTCCGGTGAGTCTTTCAATTCGGGAATACGCTCGGGAATTCCCTGCCGGTCTCAGCCGCCGGCGGAGGGCGACCCGGGAAACGGGTAGCCGGCCTTGATGATGTCCATCAGCTCGGGCATGGCTGGCGCAGTGGTCAGCTTGACCACCGCCGGGAAGAACAGCACCGGTGACGGATAGACATCCACCACATGGCAATTTGGCAGTCGCGCCAGATCGACTTCGGACGCCGGCAGCAAGGCCACGCCCTCCAGTCCGTTGTTCAGCAAGTCCAGCACATAGCCGGTTTCCGACACGTGCAGCACCGTTTTCGGCACCACGCCCAGCGTGCGCAACTGTTCCAGAATGGTGCTGTGCGTGCCGCCACCGCCAATCCTGCGCACCACTACCAGTGGCAGATGGTCAAACTCCGACAGGGCAAAGGTGCTGGTATTCACTTCCGGCATCAGCGCCTTGCTGATCACCACGACGGTCCGCACCGGCGGCAGGCTGACCGCGTCATAGCCTTCCGGACGATACGGGTTCTGTACCAGCGCCACATCGATCCGGTCGTTCTGCAGCATGCTTTCCAGCACACTGGTATCCGACACCGAGATTTCCAGTTCCACGTCGGGATGGCGTTTGTGCAGCGCCAGAATCAGCGGTCTGAAATAGCAATTGAACAGATACGACAAGCCGATGCGCAGGACTTTTTTCTTGCTGGTGCCGATGGCCATCGTTTCACGCTTGATGTCTTCCATGCCACGCAGCACTTCACTGGCGCGCTTGTACAAATGCAGGCCGGCCGCAGTCGGCACCATGCCCCGGCCATTGCGTATCAGCAGCTCGACACCGACTTCTTCTTCCAGTTCCTGCAGGCGCTTGCTCAATGGCGGCTGCGCCATGCTGAGCACGCGGGCCGCCTTGCTGATCGAGCCCTGTTCGACGATGCCACAGAAATAACGCAGTCTTTTCAGGTCCATGAGCATGTTCTCGCAGGCAAGGGAATGGCAGGGAAGCGACTTCAATGCAGGTGCCTGAGTCCGGATGCCCCGGGGTCAGCGACCCCGGGCGGATTGTACGTCAGTCACCCCGGGTGAAAATCAGAAGTTCTTCCACATGCCGAGGGCCAGTGAATGCTGATTTCTGGCCTGGGGCGTCAAGGCCGGACTGCCACCCAGCACATAGGTGCCGTTGCTGTCGTTGCGCAGCGCGGTATACAGCACATAGACCTGCGTGGTCTTGCTCAGCACATGGTTGTAAGCCACGGTGCCCATGGTCGCGCCACTGTTGTCCACTCCCGCGTCGCCGGTCCACGATCCGGCCTTGCCGCCCAGCACGGTGAACACATTGCGACCCAGTGTGTAGCTGGCGGTCAGGCTGGCGTAGTTGCGGTTGCGACGGTCACCGCTGCGGTTGATGTTCTCCATCGTGTCATGCTCGATCAGGCCGGCCAGATAGAGGTCGCCGAAGCTGTAGCCAGCTACCAGCATATTCGCCAGCGCATTGTCGTAAAAACCGGACGATGTTCGCGACATGCTGCGGTTCGCCTGGATGCCGTAGGCGACCGACAGCGGCCCGCTCTTGTAAACAATGTCACCGGAGGTGACTGTGGCACCACCATGGCTGGTGGATTCGGCGCCGCCAGCGCCGCTGGTCAGCGAATGCTGGATGCGCGAGGTGAAGCCGTTGATCTCCGGCGTCTGGTAGCTGATCGAATTGGCGCCACGGATGTCAAAACCGCCGGTGGCGAGATTGCCGCCGTTCAGCCACAACGCTGCATCGTTGGAAATGCCGCTGACGTACTGGAACATGTTGCCGGCAATGCCGTGCAGGTCATCCAGCGGTACCAGGAAACTGCCGAGCTTGAGCGTGCCGAGGGTCTTCGAGCTCAGGCCGACAAAGCTTTCGCGCCCCGCCCACTGATTGGAGCCGCCGCTGCTGCCATCGTCGATGGCGACACCCGACTCAACCTGCCAGATCGCACTCAGCCCGTCACCGAGGTCTTCCGTCCCCTTGAAGCCGACCCGCGAGGCGTTGTTCTGTACCCTGGTGGTCGCCCTGGCGCCACGTGCGCCGCTGACCGTGCTCTCGATATCAGCATGGATGCGGCCATAGATCATCGTGTCGGCCTGCGCCGCTGCGACCAGGCTCATGCCGCAAGCGGCAAGCGCCAGTTGCCATTGTGTTTTTGTCATTATCGATACCCCGGACCCTTGATGCCCGGACCGGGGCCGCAGGCGGGAAACCGCCATCGGCACCGGTCCGGAACGGCTTATTTACCCAGTGCCAGCGGCTTGCTGAGCATGGAGGTGGCACCATCGACAGTGGTCACGGTGGCGGTGAAGTTGGCGACGTGCCGGCCATCGACAACAAAGGAGAAGTTGCCGTTACCGTTGCCGTCGACCGGCGCGGAGACGAAGCCCAGATACTGTTCGGCTTCATCCGAACGGCGATCACTGTTGGCAAACAGTTCGATGCGCGACAAGGTATTGGCCTGGCCGGTGAAGCGGCCGCTGACCCGGACCTCGTCGCCGGCTCGCCTGGCAGACAGCAGTTGCGGTGCAGGCTGATTGTGGTTCGGCATCGGTTCGCAGTTGCCGGTGACACCATCAGCACAGATTTTCTCCAGTTTGGCCGGATCGGACTCGACGCCACCACCACGGTTGCCGCTGAACACGGCGTGCTCCAGCCCCGGTACGCCGAACACGATCGCGCCCTTGTGCTGCGGCAGGCAGGCACCGCCGGCGAAGCAGCGCTTGATATCCTTGCCGTTATTCCACATCGAGTTGCCGGTGATGCGGTTCAGCGCCGGACCGGAAATGCGATTGATGCCCGGCGTGCCGTCTGCATTCGGCGAGCCCTGCGGGCGCACCGATACCGCGACGCGGTTGCCGGTCATGATGTTGCCGTCGACGATATTGCCGGTCCCGCTGAGGGTGACCGCCGACGAAATGCCGGTGAAGGTGTTGGCCGCGATGTAGTTGCGGTTGCCCCAGTTCAACTGCACGCCGTCGGAGTAGCCGGAGAAGTGGTTGCGCACGACAAAGTTGTCGTTGCCCCACAGGATTTCGATCCCCTGCGACGGCTCCTCATTGCTGGCATCGGTGGTGACGCGGTTGTCAGCGATCAGGTTGAACGCTGCGCCACGGGTCATTTCCATCGCATCGCCATTATTGATGAACTCGTTGCGCAGAATCTTGTTGTGCACGGTCGTGGTGGCAGTGGAATTTCCCTTGCCGTCATCACCGGTGATCATGATGCCGGCGCCACCGTGGTTGCCAACGATGCGGTTATCATGGATCACGTTGCCGCTGGCACGATTGATCAGCACACCAATACAAAAGTTGCGGATTTCCACCCCGCTGATATCCACCCCCTGGGTATCGCGCAGCACCAGGCCGGGCGAGGTCGTGGTGCGGACATTGGCGCCGAACTGGCCGGCAACGGCCCCCGGGCACGCATGGGGTCCCTGGCCGATATAGCCGGCACCGTCGATGGCCACATAGGTGCCATTGCGGCTCCAGTCGCTGCCGGCAATCGTCACCGGGCCCTTGACCGGTGGCAGCGGCGACTTGACGGTAATGACATACGGCGCCTTGCCGACCGCATCGATGGCGATCGTGTGATTTCCCGGATTCTGGTTATTCTTTTCGATAGCCCAGCGCAGCGTGCCTTCACTGCCATCATCCTGATAATTATTGACATGCAGAATTTCACCGCCCGTTGCGGTGTGAGCCAGTAACGGCAGACTGATTACTGCCAGTGCCAGTTTATATTTTTCCATGTGATTACCCTTTATATTGCTTGACCATTTGATTTTCCGTGGCAGGGCAAACTATTAATTTTCCCCTGCCACGAACGGCCTTCTGGTGCACATCCTGCCACGTATCCTGTCCGGCCTATTTCGCCGACATATTGTGTTAATCACCCGGCATTTGAATATTGACCCAGATCAAATCAGTAACTTCAATAGCATTACCGTTTCGGTATGGATTGACCAACCAAAATAGTATTTTGATGATATTCACCTCTGGAATATATTTGCCGACGAATAAATCAACCAACCCTTTATCTGAAAGGTGGATCCATGCCTGATTCGTCCAGCCCGAGAAAAAACAGCCCGGTACATGATTTGCGCTCCGCACTTGCATTACTGCAAGGCCTGCCCGGCGAGCTGGTCACCACCGATGTCGAAGTCGACCCCGAAGCCGAGCTGTCGGGTGTCTATCGTCATGTCGGTGCCGGCGGCACCTGCATGCGTCCGACCCGAAAAGGTCCGGCGATGGTGTTCAACAAGATCAAGGGCTTTGACAACTTCCGTGTCGCTATCGGCCTGCTGGCCTCGCGGGAACGCGTTGGCCAACTACTGGATTGCCCGCCGGCGGAGCTGGGACGCCTGCTGATGAAGTCGGTACAGAATCCGATTCCGCCGGTGGTGATCAGCCGCGACAAAGCCGTGTGTCAGGAAGTGGTGCATCTGGCCAGCGATGCCGATTTTGACCTGCGCACACTGCTGCCGGCCCCGACGAACACCGAAGAAGATGCCGGTCCGTACTTCACCATGGGCATGTGCTATGCGTCCGATCCGGAAACCGGCGAGTCGGATGTCACCATCCATCGCCTGTGCATACAGGGTCGCGACGAAATCTCGATGTACTTCGTGCCCGGTCGTCACCTGGACGCGTTCCGCCAGAAGGCCGAGGCCGCCGGCAAGCCGCTGCCGATCTCGATCAGCCTCGGCGTCGATCCTGCCATTGAAATCGGTGCCTGCTTCGAGCCGCCGACGACGCCGCTGGGTTTCGATGAACTGACGGTTGCCGGCGCAATTCGCGGCCGTCCGGTCGAACTGGTCGAATGCCTGACGGTCAATGCCCGCGCCATTGCACATGCCGAAGTGGTGATTGAAGGCGAATTGCTGCCGAACGTGCGCGTTCGCGAGGACCAGAATACCAATACCGGCAAGGCAATGCCGGAATTCCCCGGCTACACCGGCGAAGCCAAGCCGGCAGTGCCGGTGATCAAGGTCAAGTCGGTCACCCACCGTCGCAACCCGATCCTGCAGACCACCATCGGCCCGAGCGAGGAACACGTCAGCATGGCCGGCATCCCGACCGAGGCCAGCATTCTCGGCATGGTCGAAAGCGCCATGCCGGGCAAACTGCTGAATGTCTATGCGCACAGCTCGGGCGGTGGCAAGTACCTGGCCGTGCTGCAGTTCAGGAAAACGGTGGAAAGCGACGAGGGTCGCCAGCGCCAGGCCGCGCTGCTGGCCTTCTCTGCCTTCCCGGAGCTGAAGCACGTGATGCTGGTCGATGAAGATGTCGACCTGTTCGACACCAATGACGTGCTGTGGGCAATGCAGACCCGCTACCAGGGTGATGTCAGCACGATATTCATCCCCGGCGTGCGCTGCCATCCGCTTGATCCGTCGCAGGATCCGGCCTTCAGCCCGAGCATCAGCGCCCACGGCATCTCGTGCAAGACCATCTTCGACTGCACCGTGCCGTTCCATCTCAAGAGCCGCTTCCAGCGTTCGCAGTTCAAGGAAGTCGATGTGACACGCTTCCTGCCCGACTTCAAGTAAGGAGCCGTCATGAGTACACGACGCATCATCATCGGTATCAGCGGAGCGACCGGTTTCCAGTACGGCGTCAAAGCCCTGCAGATGCTCAAATCACTGGACATCGAAGTCCATCTGGTGATTTCCAAAGGCGCGGAAATGACCCGCAGGCTCGAGACGGATTACAGCCGGGAGGATGTCTTGCAGATGGCCGACGTGGTCCATCCGCTGGAGAACCTCGGTGCCTCGATTGCCAGTGGCTCATTCATCACGCTGGGGATGCTGGTTGCGCCGTGTTCCATGCGCACGCTCGGCGCCATCGCTCACAACCTGTCGGACAACCTGCTGACCCGCGCAGCGGATGTGGTGCTGAAGGATCGGCGCCGGCTGGTGCTGATGGCGCGGGAGACGCCGCTCAATCTTGGCCACCTGCGCAATATGCAACTGGTCACGGAAATGGGCGGGATCGTTTTCCCGCCGGTCCCCGCGCTGTACCAGCGTCCGGAGACGCTGGACGACATCATCAGCCACAGCGTCGGGCGTGCCCTCGATCTGTTTGGCCTGGACCTGGATGCGCTGCCGCGCTGGGGCGAGGACATCGCGCCGGCCGGCATCACCGGCCAGCGGCCGGGCCATCACCACGATCCTCTCAAGGTCATTTCGTAAAATAAAGGCACATCATGCTTATCGGACCCTTTGTCAACGGTTCCGCCGTCGTGATCGGCGGCGCCATCGGGGCCTTCCTCGGCACCCGGCTGCCCGAGCGGCTGCGCACCGCACTACCGCAAACCTTCGGCCTGGCCTCGATGGGCCTCGGCGTCGTACTGATCGTCAAGGTCAAATTCCTGCCGGCAGTGATCCTGGCGCTGATCCTCGGTGCCGTGCTCGGCGAGCTCTGCTGCCTGGAGGCCGCCATTGGTCGGGTGGGCGCCGGGGCCCGCAATATCGTCGACAAGTTCTTCCCGCCGCGCGAGGGGCTGAGCCAGGAAGAGTTCGTGCTCAAGTTCGTCGCCATCCTGGTCATGTTCTGCGCCAGCGGCACCGGCATTTTCGGCGCCATGCACGAAGGCATGACCGGTGACGCGTCGATCCTGTATGTGAAGACCATTCTCGACCTGTTCACCGCGGCCATCTTTGCGACGTCGCTCGGCTACTCGGTTGCCACCATTGCCATTCCGCAACTGGTGATCCAGGTTGGCCTGGCATTGGGCGCAGCCATGATCCTGCCCCTGACTACGCCGGACATGATGAACGACTTCTCGTCGGTCGGCGGGATGATCATGCTGGCCACCGGCCTGCGCATCTGCGGTATCAAGGTGTTCCCGGTCGCCAACATGCTGCCGGCGCTGTTTCTGGTCATGCCGTTCTCGCACTACTGGTCTATCCTGTTCTGACCCTGGTCCGCACGCCGGCGGCCAGCATGGCGCCGGTGCGCACGGGCCTCTC from Microvirgula aerodenitrificans DSM 15089 encodes the following:
- a CDS encoding DUF554 domain-containing protein, giving the protein MLIGPFVNGSAVVIGGAIGAFLGTRLPERLRTALPQTFGLASMGLGVVLIVKVKFLPAVILALILGAVLGELCCLEAAIGRVGAGARNIVDKFFPPREGLSQEEFVLKFVAILVMFCASGTGIFGAMHEGMTGDASILYVKTILDLFTAAIFATSLGYSVATIAIPQLVIQVGLALGAAMILPLTTPDMMNDFSSVGGMIMLATGLRICGIKVFPVANMLPALFLVMPFSHYWSILF
- a CDS encoding UbiX family flavin prenyltransferase — encoded protein: MSTRRIIIGISGATGFQYGVKALQMLKSLDIEVHLVISKGAEMTRRLETDYSREDVLQMADVVHPLENLGASIASGSFITLGMLVAPCSMRTLGAIAHNLSDNLLTRAADVVLKDRRRLVLMARETPLNLGHLRNMQLVTEMGGIVFPPVPALYQRPETLDDIISHSVGRALDLFGLDLDALPRWGEDIAPAGITGQRPGHHHDPLKVIS